The sequence below is a genomic window from Chaetodon auriga isolate fChaAug3 chromosome 8, fChaAug3.hap1, whole genome shotgun sequence.
CTGTTCCTGAGGGTGGCCCCCAGGGAGCGCAGCCCCGTGGAGTGACGGGCCAGCTTCAGGATGCGGAAAATCCTCATCAGCCTTAACACTTGCGCAACGCGTCCCAGGTTGGCCAGCGCCGGGGTGCTCTCCACCACCAGGTTTATAAGGAGTGTCAGGTAAAACGGAAGTATGGACACCAGGTCTATCAAATTTAACGGATGCTCGAAGAAATGCAGAAGATCCGGCGCCACCACGAACCTGGCGACCAGCTCCAGAGTGAACCAGCCGATGCCAAAGTGCTCCACAGTCTCGAAGCGGGGGTCCTCTGTGGGTTGCCCGTCACTgtccaacaggctgaattcgCTCATGCTGTTCATGCACATGGTGGCGATGGAGCCGAGCACCACCAGGATGGAGAGGATGCTGATGATGCGGCTTGCCACGGAGTAGCCGGGGTTATCCAGCATTAACCAGACGCGCCTCCGTGCGCTCCCGAGCAGCTGCTTGTCAAACTTGGTGGCGTCGCTGTAAAACTCCAACAGCTCGTCAAAAGACGAGGTGGTGCTCCCTTCATCGCTCCTGTCTTCCCAGTCGTCCCGGTCCTGGTCCATTTTCCTACAGTGGTAGgcgctgctgcagcaggagtcaATGAAGAACTCGTTGATGCCCCAGTACTCGATCTCCTGGCTGAAGGAGAAGATGCACAGCTCGGCCATGACGTGCAGCCTCCCCGTGTTGTAGAAATTCAACACGTATGGGAAGAGCGCCGGGTTCCTGTCGAAGTAAAACTCTTTCTCTGTGTCGTCATAGTCGTCGCACAGCTCCAGGATGGACTCTTTGGACTGACAGTGGAGTAAACGCGCAAGCCTCGTCTCAGGGAACCGGGAGAGAGTGTCGGACTGGAGGCGCTTCTTGAAGCCGCCCACGTTGATGCGGATGGCGGCGTTGTCATCCATGTGAGCCCCGCCGCGCGGTTTCCCCAGGACCTGACCTGTCATGtctggagagagacacacagagacgcagaaagaaagaaagagtgacagtgaaaatcacattgacagagagagacagatggaaagagacagtaggcacagagagagacacgcacttgaggagagcagagagacagtgaaggagaaagggagTTATTTTGAATTTAATATAATTTGAATCAATGCCACACTTGCTTTTAAACTAAGAGATAAAACAATCATTTGTTAGAGCCACGTGTGTTCTCCAAAATGCTGCACAGTTACAGGAAGAGCAATGATGTCCAACCGCTGGCTTCTACGAAACAAAAGCACACGTAACAGCAAGGAACTTACTTTAAAGCGCGGCCAGTTTACCGAATCTCCCTACAAGAACACTCTGCATTTCAACTCCGGTGACGGCATATTGCAGTTTGTGGCCAAGTTATGGCCCTATAATAAACGCGGAGCCCTCTGTCCCCTGG
It includes:
- the kcns2 gene encoding delayed-rectifier potassium channel regulatory subunit KCNS2, whose amino-acid sequence is MTGQVLGKPRGGAHMDDNAAIRINVGGFKKRLQSDTLSRFPETRLARLLHCQSKESILELCDDYDDTEKEFYFDRNPALFPYVLNFYNTGRLHVMAELCIFSFSQEIEYWGINEFFIDSCCSSAYHCRKMDQDRDDWEDRSDEGSTTSSFDELLEFYSDATKFDKQLLGSARRRVWLMLDNPGYSVASRIISILSILVVLGSIATMCMNSMSEFSLLDSDGQPTEDPRFETVEHFGIGWFTLELVARFVVAPDLLHFFEHPLNLIDLVSILPFYLTLLINLVVESTPALANLGRVAQVLRLMRIFRILKLARHSTGLRSLGATLRNSYKEVGLLLLYLAVGVSFFSVMAYTVEKEDSEDLSTIPACWWWATVSMTTVGYGDVVPVSIAGKLTASACILAGILVVVLPITLIFNKFSLFYKRQKQLEIAMRSCDFDEGIKEVPSVNLRNYYAHKVKSLMASLSNMSRSSPSEHSLNESIH